The following nucleotide sequence is from Achromobacter spanius.
GTCTTATTCTTCGATCAGGCAATCAACGTAGTAGCGCTTTTCGCCATCGGGACCCACTTCATCGGCCAGGCCGTGAATATAGGTTTCGAAGCCGGGGAAGCGTTCGTTGAATTCACGCGCGAATTGCAGGTACTGCACGATGGTGCGGTTGAAGCGTTCGCCCGGAATCAACAGCGGAATGCCCGGGGGATACGGCGTCAGCAGCACACCCGTGACGCGGCCTTCCAGCTTGTCGATGTCGACACGCTCGACCTCGCGGTGCGCCATGCGCGCAAAGGCGTCCGACGGCTTCAATGCCGGCACCATGTCGCTCAGGTACATCTCGGTGGTCAGGCGGGCGACGTCGCGCGCGCGATAGGCTTCGTGGATTTCCTGGCAAAGATCGCGCAGGCCCATGCGCTCGTAGCGGCGATGCACGCGGCAGAAGTCCGGCAGGATGCGCCACAGCGGCTGGTTGCGGTCGTAGTCATCCTTGAACTGCTGCAAGGCGGTCAACAGCGTGTTCCAGCGGCCCTTGGTGATGCCGATGGTGAACAGGATGAAGAACGAATACAGGCCGGTCTTTTCAACCACCACGCCGTGCTCGGTCAGGTACTTGGACACCAGCGCGGCCGGAATGCCGGTTTCGCCAAAGCTGCCCGACATGTCCAGCCCCGGCGTGATGACCGTGGCCTTGATCGGGTCCAGCATGTTGAAGCCTTCGGCCATTTCGCCGAAGCCGTGCCAGTGGTCGTTGGCTTCCAGGATCCATTCGTCGCGGTTGCCGATGCCTTCGGACACCAGGCGGTTCGGGCCCCAGACCTTGAACCACCAGTCGTTCTTGCCGAATTCCGATTCCACCTTGCGCATGGCGCGGCGGAAGTCCAGCGCTTCGCGGATGCTTTCCTCGACCAGCGCGGTGCCTCCGGGCGGTTCCATCATGGCGGCGGCCACGTCGCACGACGCGATGATCGCGTACTGCGGCGAGGTCGACGTGTGCATCAGGTACGCCTCGTTGAAGACGTTGCGGTCCAGTTTGCGGGTCTCGGATTCCTGCACGATGATCTGCGAGGCCTGCGAAATACCGGCCAGCAGCTTGTGCGTGGAGTGCGTGGCGAAGACCATCGCGTCCTGGCTGCGCGGGCGGTCCTGACCAATGGCGTGCATGTCCTGGTAGAACTCGTGGAAGGACGCGTGCGGCAGCCAGGCTTCGTCAAAGTGCAGCGTATCGACATAGCTGCCGAGCTGTTCCTTGATCATTTCCACGTTGTAGATGACGCCGTCGTACGTGCTTTGCGTCAGCGTCAGGATGCGCGGATTCTTGTTCACCGCTTCGCGCGCGAAGGGGTTGGCTTCGATCTTCTTGCGGATGTTGTCCGGGTGGAATTCTTCCAGCGGGATCGGCCCGATGATGCCCAGGTGGTTGCGCGTGGGGCGCAGGAACACCGGGATCGCGCCCGTCATCGTGATGGCGTGCAGAATCGACTTGTGGCAGTTGCGGTCCACCACCACCACGTCGCCGGCCGCGACGTTGGCGTGCCACACGACCTTGTTGGACGTGGACGTGCCGTTGGTCACGAAGAAGCAATGGTCGGCATGGAAGATGCGCGCGGCGTTCAGTTCGGACTCGGCCACGGGGCCGGTGTGGTCCAGCAGTTGGCCCAGTTCGTCCACGGCGTTGCAGACGTCGGCGCGCAGCATGTTTTCACCGAAGAACTGGTGGAACATGCGGCCCACGGGGCTCTTCAGGAAGGCGACACCGCCCGAGTGGCCCGGGCAGTGCCAGGAATACGAACCGTCTTGCGCGTACTTGACCAGCTCGCGGAAGAACGGCGGGGGCAGCGAATCCACGTAGCTGCGCGCTTCGCGGATGATGTGGCGCGCCACGAATTCGGGGGTGTCCTCGAACATGTGGATGAAGCCGTGCAGCTCGCGCAGGATGTCGTTCGGAATGTGTTCCGACGTACGCGTTTCCCCATACAGGTAGATGGGGATGTCGGCGTTGCGGAAACGCAGTTCACCAATGAACATGCGCAGGTTCTTGATCGCGCTGGCCACGTCCTCGGGCGAGTCCACGTCGAACTCTTCATCGTCGATGGACAGGATGAAGGCGCTGGCGCGGCTTTGCTGTTGCGCAAACGAACTCAGGTCGCCGTAACTGGTCACCCCGATCACCTCGACGCCCTCGGCCTCGATCGCTTCAGATAAGGCACGAATACCCAAACCGGACGCGTTCTCGGAACGGTAGTCCTCGTCGATGATGAAAATGGGGAAGCGAAATTTCATGCAGGCGCTCCTGGGGGCATGGCGGGTTCGGTCGCATAACGCGGCGCGAGTGTACTGCTAGTAAAAATCCGGCTGATGACAGACGGCGCGAGCCCCCGCCGACAGGCGGGAATGGCCGAATTGTAGGGCCGTTTTTCTTTCAGTCCTACGGGAAATCCCCAGATGGGCCGAACAGCCGTTGTCATCGCGCCAAAAGCGCTGGCTTTCGGCTCGGCGGCAACGGTTGCCGGGGAAAAAACCTACCGGATGGTACGAGCTTCACCAGCCCGCAGGGCCGAGGTGAACAGCTCGAAATAGGCGGGGATGGACTCGGCGGCCCCGTCCCGGATGCGGCGCTCGACCTTGGCGATGGCGCCAAAACAGACTTCGGCCCCGGGGTCGCCGCAGACAAGCACGACCGGATCGTCGTCGTCGCAGACCTCATACAAGCCGCCGTGCGCGCGGCGACCCACCTCGTAAAGGTAGGCGGCGGCGCCGACGGTCTGCATGGGGGTCAGGGGCAGGCTGCCCAGGTGGGCGGCCTCTAGCGCGTCATCAAGCGCATGGACGCTGGACAGGGAGTAGTCCAGCACGACGCCGGTGGATTCGGCGACGTCTACAAAGTGTTGCGCGGCGTCCGCCACTCGCTCGACAAACGCATCCTGCACTTCGTCGAGATTGGCGTCCTGGTTTATCTTGAGGAAACCGAACATCGTTGGCTCCTTTGTGAAAACCGCAAGCGGCAATAGCCCGATTATAGGCGGCGGCTTTGCCTATACTGCCCCGCAAAGCCCGCCAACGTTTCCTATTCCCAACACTTGACGCCCATGAACCCAACGCTAGTCAGACGCCTGACCACCCCGGATGCCCCGTCTTTACGACGCCTGCGCCTGGATGCGCTGATTGAAACGCCCGAATCTTTCGGATCAAGTTACGAAGAGGAACACACGCTGACACTGGAAGATATCCAGGCGTGGATAGCGCCGCAGAACGATGGCGCGATGTTCGGAGTATTCGACGATGAGTCGCTGGTGGGCATCGTGGGCGTGGGCCGCCAGCGCAAGTTGAAGATGCGCCACAAGGCGCACATCTGGAGCATGTACGTGGCGCCCGCGCAGCGCGGCCGTGGCTTGGGCCGTTTGCTGATGCAAGCCGCCATTGCACACGCACGCACCATGCGTGGCATCCGCCAGGTGCAGTTGAGCGTCACCGCCAACAACGCGGCGGCAGCATCGCTGTATGCCAGCCTGGGATTCGAGGAATACGGCAAGGAGCGCGAATCCCTGTGCGTGAACGGCCAGTTGTACGACGAGACCTTGATGGCGCTGCCGCTCGACGGCAAGTAGCCCGCTCGGCCCAGGGCGAGGGGTCAGGCGCCGTTAGATCCGACCGCCCCAGTCAGGCCGCCGAACCGCGCCGCCGCGCGCCATAGGCGCACACCTGATTGCGACCGCCATCCTTGGCTTTGTACAGCGCCTGGTCGGCCGCCTTGATCACCGCTTCGGGCGCGCGCAAGGCGTCGCCCCGCTCGGCCACGCCGATGCTGACGGTGACACGCATCGGTCGCGCATTGCGTCCACCACGCGCACCGCGCCGACGCTGGCCGAGCTGGTCCGCCTTGGGCCGCGCCGGCTTATCCCGCAAACGCATCTGATACGCCTCGATGGCCCGTCTGACCGCTTCCAGATGCGGCATGCTTTCGGCCGCCGTCTTGCCGGGAAACACCAGCGTGAATTCTTCGCCGCCATAGCGATAGGCCTGGCCGCCGCCCGGCACGCGCCGCAATTGCGAGGCCACCATGCGCAGCACCTGATCGCCCACGTCGTGGCCATGGGTGTCGTTGAACGCCTTGAAATGGTCCACATCGGCCATCGCCAGCGTGTACACGCGGCCCATGCGCTGCAAGCGCTCGTTCAGCGCGCGCCGCCCCGGCAGGCCGGTCAGCTCGTCGCGAAAGGCCATGTGAAAACCTTCGTGCGCCAGCGAAATGCACAGCGCGGTGAGCGCCGCGGACGACATCAGGGCAAGTTCAATCGGGTGATGCTCGCCGCGCGGCAACACCCATGCCATGCACACGAAACCGAGCCACTGCCCCGCCTGCTGCGGACGCCCGTAACGCAACAGCAGCAAAGTCAGCGTCAGGCCGGTGCCCAGCAGCGCCACCAGCGCTTCGATCGGCACGCCCAGGCGCGCCAGCTTGCCTTGCACGGCCAGGGTGCCAAACACTTCCACCAGGCCGTCCTTGCCGATCAGAGCAATGCCGGCCACGCCGATGGCAATCAGGCCAACACGCAAGGCCAGGTCCAGCAGCATGCTGGAACGTTCCGCCCACAGCGCGTTGATGGTGTAAGCCACCGCCCACCAGGCCAGCGCGGGCCCCAGCGCCCAGGGCGCTTCACGCGCCAGCGTTGGCCACATCACGGTGGCGGCCAGTACGCACAGCATCAGCGCCAGGGTTTGCGAGCGCTGGTACATCAGGCAGATCGCCGCGCCAATCAGCGCCATCACCCAGGGCACGAACGGCACGATCAATGTGAGCGCCGGCGGCCATTCCCGCCACAACAAGAGCGCAACCGCGGCGGCCACTGGCAGCGCGGGGTAAAACAACAGGGGCAGCCAGGGAATATGGGGGTAACGCACGGGGGTCGGGGCCTTGCTCAGCTTGCAGAGATGACGTCGCCAAATCGGCAAACACACATATTCTTTTTACGGTCGCGGGCGTGGGTTCTTTAGCGCATCCGACCCAACACCGCCGCCGATCCCTCCGCGTGATATGGTTTTCAACCGCCTGACTCCGGAACGCCCCATGCAGCTTCTTATCAATATCGATGTGCCCGATCTCGAGCATGCGCTTGACTTCTATCAGCGCGCTTTCGGCCTGACGCTGCACCGACGACTGGGGCCGAAAGCGGCGGAAATGCTCGGCGCCAGCGCCCCCATCTACCTGCTTGAGAAAGCCGCGGGCACGCGCGCCACCAGCGCCGTGCCGCAATGGCGGGACTACGCGCGCCACTGGACACCCGTGCATCTGGACGTGGTGGTGCCGGACGTGGACCGCGCTGTTGATCAGGCCGTGGCCGCCGGAGCGCGTCTGGAAGACCCCGCGGCCACCCACGCGTGGGGCCGCATCGCACACCTTAGCGACCCTTACGGCCATGGCATTTGCATCCTGCAATTCCTGGGCCGGGGCTATGACGAACTGGCGGAAGACACCGACGTGCGGATCACGCCCGTCGCGGCGGCGGATTTCGATGCGCTGGCGGACATACGCGTCGCGGCCATGCGCGACAGCCTGGAACGGGTGGGCCGCTTTGACGCCGACCGGGCGCGCGCGCGGCTACGCGACAATTTCCACCCGGACTGCACCTGGTGGATTGAACGGGGCGGACAACGGCTGGGGTTCTATGCCCTGCGGTCGGATGGCCAGGGTTTGCGGCTGGACCACCTGTATGTGGTGCCCGCCGCGCAGGGCCAGAGCCTGGGCGGCCGCGTCCTGCAAGGCATTCTGGCAGACGCCGACCGCCAAGGGTTGCCGGTCAGCGTGGGCGCGCTACGGGGTAGCGACGCCAACCGCTTCTATCGTCGGCACGGCTTCGTTCAGGCTGGCGAGACCGAATGGGATATTGCATACCTGCGCCCGGTGGGCGGGCAAACGCGCTGAAGAATCAGGCTTGATTCGTCAGCGCCGCCCATCAGGTACGCGGCAAGGTTACGCCGCGCTGCCCCTGGTACTTGCCGCCACGATCCTTGTACGAGGTCTCGCAGACTTCGTCGCTTTCCAGGAACAGCATTTGCGCGCAGCCTTCGCCGGCGTAGATCTTGGCGGGCAGCGGCGTGGTGTTCGAGAATTCCAGCGTGACGTGGCCTTCCCATTCGGGTTCCAGCGGCGTCACGTTGACGATGATGCCGCAACGCGCGTAGGTGCTCTTGCCCAGGCAGATGGTCAGGACACTGCGCGGAATGCGGAAGTATTCCACCGTGCGGGCCAGGGCAAAGGAGTTCGGCGGGATGATGCAGACATCACCCTTGAAGTCCACGAATGAGCCCTCGTCGAAATTCTTGGGATCGACGATGGTGGAATTGATGTTGGTGAAGATCTTGAATTCGTCGGCGCAACGCACGTCGTAGCCGTAGCTGCTGGTGCCGTAGCTGACGATGCGCCCGCCATTGGCCGTGCGGACCTGGCCCGGTTCAAAGGGTTCGATCATGCCGGCGTCGGCCTGGCGGCGGATCCAGCGGTCGCTTTTGATGCTCATGGTGGCAATGGTGCTAAAGGGGTGAAGTGGGGGCCATTTTACTCAGTTCCCCCAGAACGTCCGGTAGACCAGGGCAATACCGTTCACTGATCCGCCCTTCAGGTCCACCGACAGCCCGCGCGCCAGCCGGTAACTGGCCCGGCCCACGGTATCGCTGCCCGCCAGCCCCTGTTCGACGCTCAGCGTAATGCCGTTGGCGAACGATTTGCTGGCCACCAGGAACTGGGTGGCCAACTGGCTGTTGCTGTCCCGGTTCACGTTGCCCGCCACGGTGCGGTCGGGCAGGATGCTGCCTGAACTGCCGATGTTGCCGGTGCGCACGCTGACGTCGTCCAGCCCGAACTGCTTGTAGAACGGCTGCCCGCCTCCCAGCAGCGCGGTACCCACCGACACCAGCAGGGCCGCGTCACTGCCGCTTTCGTCGGGCCCCCGACCCAGCAGCAGCCACGACAGCTTTTCCACGTCGCTGACTTCGGGGTAGGACACCAGGTCGATGCGCGGACGCTGGGCGGTGCCCACCACCTTGACGCCGGCTTCCACCTGTTCGCCCGTGCGCAGCGCCTCGATATCCAGTATCGGGTTGTCCAGCCGGCCTTGGAACGTCAGGGTGCCACGGGTTAGCCGCAGCTTCTGGCCATAGGCCTCGATGCCGCCACCCCGCGTGCGCAAGGCGCCCACGCCCGTCAAGCGGCCATCGTTCAGCAGGATCTGGATAGAGCCGAGCAGGCCGGCGTCCAGCCCCATGCCGGTGATGTAGAAGCGCGGTCCCATGTCGAACTTCAGATTCATGCTGGTTTGCAGCGGCGTGGACACCGTGGCGCTGTCCTCGCCGGCACGGATGACTTTCACATCGTCGTCCAGCGACGGCACGCCCTGCAGGATTTCCAGGCTGAACCAGCCGGCGTCGGCTTTCAGGTCGCCCACGATATCGATGCGCGGCATGGCCGCCGTCAGGTTGATGGTGCCCGAGACCATGGCGTAGCGGTCCGAGCGTTGCAGCGCCGGGAAGCGATACAGCGTCAACTTGATGTTGCCGCCGCCGTCCATGATGTTCCATTGACCGCTGGCCTCGGCGTATCCGCCCTTGGCGCCGGGGTTGGTCGTGATCCATTCCTTGGTGCGCCATTCGGCCGGCATCACGCGCAGCGCCGCCGGAAACCGCAGGCTGTCCAGCACCAGCCGCTGGCCATCCAGCCGCGCCGCCAGCGTGCCGTCAACGAGGCGCACGCCGTCATCAATGCGCACCACGCGCAGCTTGTCGCCACGGATGTTGCCGGTGGCCGACCACTTGCCGGCCAGCGTGCCCTGGACGTCGATGTTGGCCTTGACCGCCCCGCCCACTTCCATGGTGTCACCCACGAAAAGACTGACCCAGGCCAGGTCGGCAATATCGGCGTCAAGCTTGGCGCGCAGGGCTTGGCGCTCGTCCAGCGCCATGCCGCCCTTGGCGTCCATGCGCAGCACCGCCGTGCCGGTGCCATTGACGGTGCCCATCTTGTTGGTGGCCAGATTAAGCCTGGCATCCAGACGGCTGGCATTCGGCGACGTAGGCGTGGCGGTCAGGTCCAGCACCAATGCCTTCAAACCCAGCGGGATGGGCGGGTCGCCGGGAATCAACAGGTCCCCTTCGCGACGAGCGATGCGGGCCTTGCCGGCCAGCCTGCCGTCGAATTCAAGGTCCCAAAGCACATCCAGCGCGATGCGGCGCTGGCCCTCGGGCACCATGGCGTTCACGCGAGCGGGCCCCTTGCCCAGCTTGCTGGCGGCATCAGGGTCGATGGCGCCTATCAGCTGGCGGGCCATGGCGGCGGTAATGACCAGGTTGTCGGCCTGGCCGGCGGTTTCCCAGCGCTTGCCGCCCCCGCGCGATCCCTGATGCGCCAAGGTCAGCCGCTCCTTGCCCGGCAAGGTGATGCCAAGCACGGTCTGCCCGACCTGCCATTGCCATTGCGGGTGTACAGCCGAGGGCAGATAGGCCAAGGACACGGGGCGGTCAGCCGCCACGGTGAAGCCGGCGGTATCAGCCGTCAGCCGGGAAAACGTGCCGCGCCAGCCAACCAGCGCCGAGTCGGGCTGGCCCGCCGGGCCTTTGCCCCAGCCACCGGCAAAGACGATATTGGCCCTGACGGGCGCTTGGCCCAGGACACCGGCGCGCGGTTTGGCGGGCGTATAGCCAGCGCTCAGTTCGCCGCGATGCGCGGCCACGGTGCCGGCTAATTTGCCCTTGAGTTCCGCGCCACCGGGGATGCCGGGCCAGAAAGCGTCCAACTGCGGGGCTTGCGCGTCCAAGGTCAGGGCGCCGTCATTGGCGTCCATCTCTCCCGATGCCTGAATGCGGTTGCGGCCCAGTTTCAGATCCACGTCCAGGCCGTGAATGCGCAGCCCGGCCAGCGGGTCAGCGGTGGGTGACGGGGTGGTGGCGGGCGCTGCCGCGGCAATATCCACTTGCGCCTTGACGCTGCCTGTCAGAGGCTGCTTGTTCCAGCGGGTGCCGTCTTCAAAGCGCAGATCAACGGCGGCGTGACGCAACTGGCTCAGGTTTTCGATATCGGCCTGCACGTCGCCGCGTACGGTCAGCACGGCTGGCGGAATGGACTCGCCCAGCCAGGGCGCCAAATCCAGGCGCTGCGCGCTGATGGTGCCCGCGATGCGGTCGCGGCCCGCCACCTGCTGCGCCGGGTTGGATTGCAGGTCCAATTGCGCGGCCAAGGCCGATTTATCGGGCAGTTGGACGTTGACCCGCGCGCTGCGCAACACCAACGCCGTGCGCGGCGCCAGGTCGGCCACCACGTTCAGCAGCAAGCCGGAGCCGTCGCCATCCAGCTTGGCCTGGATACCATCCATCGACCCGGCGGCATCGGCGCGCAACATGACTTGGCAGGCGGGCGGCGGCGGGCCTGCCAACCGGGACGAGTCGGCAGGCTTGGCCTCGCCCTTGGCGGATGCCGCCGCCCCGGTCTTGGCGTCGGCCTGGCGCTTGGGGTCGGGCTTGGCTTTGGGGTCGGGCGGTGACTTGGGCGACTTGGCATCGGCCTGCTCGCCGCTTGCCGTCTGGCTTGCGGCCACCATGCCGCTTAATTTGTCCGCCTGGCACAAGGGGGATTCGGGGCCAGATCCGCGCGCGGTCACATCCAGGCGCGCGGCGAAGGGCCAGGGGTCCGCCATGCCTTGAAGCTCGGCCTCGCCCGAGACCTGCGCCTCGCCCATTTCGTGGCCGACGCGCAATGAAGCAATGCGCAACTGCGCGCCCTGCTTGCCGGCCGCGAACGTGGCGCTCAGGTCGCCCAGCGTGACCGGCAAGGGCTGACCGTCCTGCTCCAAGAGGAAGTCGCCCAACGCCACGCGGTCCACGGCGATATCCACCGGCAGCGACGGCAGCGAAAACGGTTCGCCGTCATCCTCGGGGGCAGGCGCGTCGGCCTGGGTCGTCAACGCCACGCGCACCGACCCCGCCGATACATCCCGCACATGCAGTCGCCGGTCGCCCAGCGCGCGCCAATTCACCCGCAGATGCAGCTCGGTGACGTCGATGTGCGTACCGCCGCCCACATCCAGGTCCAGCTTGCCCACGGTCACGCCGCGCAGCAGCGAACCGTGAACGTCCAGCGCCTGGCCGTCCAGTTGTTGGGCAGCCGTCGTCAACAGCAGTCGGGTTCCGTTCTGCGACCCCACCAGCCAGAACAGAAAGCCGCTGGCCAACAACAGCAGCATCGCCACGCCGGGCAGCCACCACACCAGCACCTGGCGCAGAAATTTGCGCAACATCCTCAAAACGCGATCCCCAACGAAAAGTGCAGGCGCAGGTCGCGCTCGCGCTGACCGTAAGCCACGTCCAGGGACAGCGGGCCGGCGGGCGTGCGCACCCGCGCACCCACGCCGTAGCCCAGGGCCAGCGACATATCGCCAAACGACTCCGCGGCATCGCCGGCATCCAAAAACACGCCCATGCCCCAGCGCTCATCGAAGTAGTGGTCGTATTCGATGCTGCCGACAACCAGCGTGGGCGCGCCCACCACCGCGTTGTCGCGCTGCAAGCCGATGCTCTGGTACTTGTAGCCGCGAATGGACCGCGCGCCGCCCGTGCGAAAGCCAAAGTCGTCAGGCACCTGCACCTTGCTGCTGGACCACACCCGCCCGACCTCGCCGCGTACCGTCAGCACGTCCAGCTTGCCGATGGGCCACCATTTCTGCGCGCGCAGCCGGGCGCGGGTATAGGGTTCGCCGGTGTCCAGCGTAACGCCCACGCCACCGCCCACGGCGATCAAGTTGCCCTCGCGCGGGTTGTACTTGTTGTCCACGTCGCGGCGCAGCCATTCGGCCGTGGCGGTCAGCGTGGGCAAGGTGTATTCGTCGCCGCCATCGATTTTTACGTGATCTTGCGCCAGCAACATGCCCCAACGGGTTTCGTATTCGACCCGACTGTCGCCCGCGCCCTTGCGCTCTTGCAAGCGCGTGGCGCCCAGGGCATAGCGCGTCACTTCCAGGCCCTGGATGTCGGAATGGTCAGCCAGGACGCCGATTGAATCCTTGTAGCCGCGTTCGGTCGGCGGCAGCAGGAAGTCGGCGTAGGCGCGTTGGCGCAGCCGGTCCACGCCGAAACCGGTTTCCATGGTGA
It contains:
- a CDS encoding arginine/lysine/ornithine decarboxylase yields the protein MKFRFPIFIIDEDYRSENASGLGIRALSEAIEAEGVEVIGVTSYGDLSSFAQQQSRASAFILSIDDEEFDVDSPEDVASAIKNLRMFIGELRFRNADIPIYLYGETRTSEHIPNDILRELHGFIHMFEDTPEFVARHIIREARSYVDSLPPPFFRELVKYAQDGSYSWHCPGHSGGVAFLKSPVGRMFHQFFGENMLRADVCNAVDELGQLLDHTGPVAESELNAARIFHADHCFFVTNGTSTSNKVVWHANVAAGDVVVVDRNCHKSILHAITMTGAIPVFLRPTRNHLGIIGPIPLEEFHPDNIRKKIEANPFAREAVNKNPRILTLTQSTYDGVIYNVEMIKEQLGSYVDTLHFDEAWLPHASFHEFYQDMHAIGQDRPRSQDAMVFATHSTHKLLAGISQASQIIVQESETRKLDRNVFNEAYLMHTSTSPQYAIIASCDVAAAMMEPPGGTALVEESIREALDFRRAMRKVESEFGKNDWWFKVWGPNRLVSEGIGNRDEWILEANDHWHGFGEMAEGFNMLDPIKATVITPGLDMSGSFGETGIPAALVSKYLTEHGVVVEKTGLYSFFILFTIGITKGRWNTLLTALQQFKDDYDRNQPLWRILPDFCRVHRRYERMGLRDLCQEIHEAYRARDVARLTTEMYLSDMVPALKPSDAFARMAHREVERVDIDKLEGRVTGVLLTPYPPGIPLLIPGERFNRTIVQYLQFAREFNERFPGFETYIHGLADEVGPDGEKRYYVDCLIEE
- a CDS encoding GNAT family N-acetyltransferase — protein: MNPTLVRRLTTPDAPSLRRLRLDALIETPESFGSSYEEEHTLTLEDIQAWIAPQNDGAMFGVFDDESLVGIVGVGRQRKLKMRHKAHIWSMYVAPAQRGRGLGRLLMQAAIAHARTMRGIRQVQLSVTANNAAAASLYASLGFEEYGKERESLCVNGQLYDETLMALPLDGK
- the dcd gene encoding dCTP deaminase; this encodes MSIKSDRWIRRQADAGMIEPFEPGQVRTANGGRIVSYGTSSYGYDVRCADEFKIFTNINSTIVDPKNFDEGSFVDFKGDVCIIPPNSFALARTVEYFRIPRSVLTICLGKSTYARCGIIVNVTPLEPEWEGHVTLEFSNTTPLPAKIYAGEGCAQMLFLESDEVCETSYKDRGGKYQGQRGVTLPRT
- a CDS encoding GNAT family N-acetyltransferase, with the protein product MQLLINIDVPDLEHALDFYQRAFGLTLHRRLGPKAAEMLGASAPIYLLEKAAGTRATSAVPQWRDYARHWTPVHLDVVVPDVDRAVDQAVAAGARLEDPAATHAWGRIAHLSDPYGHGICILQFLGRGYDELAEDTDVRITPVAAADFDALADIRVAAMRDSLERVGRFDADRARARLRDNFHPDCTWWIERGGQRLGFYALRSDGQGLRLDHLYVVPAAQGQSLGGRVLQGILADADRQGLPVSVGALRGSDANRFYRRHGFVQAGETEWDIAYLRPVGGQTR
- a CDS encoding GGDEF domain-containing protein, encoding MRYPHIPWLPLLFYPALPVAAAVALLLWREWPPALTLIVPFVPWVMALIGAAICLMYQRSQTLALMLCVLAATVMWPTLAREAPWALGPALAWWAVAYTINALWAERSSMLLDLALRVGLIAIGVAGIALIGKDGLVEVFGTLAVQGKLARLGVPIEALVALLGTGLTLTLLLLRYGRPQQAGQWLGFVCMAWVLPRGEHHPIELALMSSAALTALCISLAHEGFHMAFRDELTGLPGRRALNERLQRMGRVYTLAMADVDHFKAFNDTHGHDVGDQVLRMVASQLRRVPGGGQAYRYGGEEFTLVFPGKTAAESMPHLEAVRRAIEAYQMRLRDKPARPKADQLGQRRRGARGGRNARPMRVTVSIGVAERGDALRAPEAVIKAADQALYKAKDGGRNQVCAYGARRRGSAA
- a CDS encoding translocation/assembly module TamB domain-containing protein, producing MRMLRKFLRQVLVWWLPGVAMLLLLASGFLFWLVGSQNGTRLLLTTAAQQLDGQALDVHGSLLRGVTVGKLDLDVGGGTHIDVTELHLRVNWRALGDRRLHVRDVSAGSVRVALTTQADAPAPEDDGEPFSLPSLPVDIAVDRVALGDFLLEQDGQPLPVTLGDLSATFAAGKQGAQLRIASLRVGHEMGEAQVSGEAELQGMADPWPFAARLDVTARGSGPESPLCQADKLSGMVAASQTASGEQADAKSPKSPPDPKAKPDPKRQADAKTGAAASAKGEAKPADSSRLAGPPPPACQVMLRADAAGSMDGIQAKLDGDGSGLLLNVVADLAPRTALVLRSARVNVQLPDKSALAAQLDLQSNPAQQVAGRDRIAGTISAQRLDLAPWLGESIPPAVLTVRGDVQADIENLSQLRHAAVDLRFEDGTRWNKQPLTGSVKAQVDIAAAAPATTPSPTADPLAGLRIHGLDVDLKLGRNRIQASGEMDANDGALTLDAQAPQLDAFWPGIPGGAELKGKLAGTVAAHRGELSAGYTPAKPRAGVLGQAPVRANIVFAGGWGKGPAGQPDSALVGWRGTFSRLTADTAGFTVAADRPVSLAYLPSAVHPQWQWQVGQTVLGITLPGKERLTLAHQGSRGGGKRWETAGQADNLVITAAMARQLIGAIDPDAASKLGKGPARVNAMVPEGQRRIALDVLWDLEFDGRLAGKARIARREGDLLIPGDPPIPLGLKALVLDLTATPTSPNASRLDARLNLATNKMGTVNGTGTAVLRMDAKGGMALDERQALRAKLDADIADLAWVSLFVGDTMEVGGAVKANIDVQGTLAGKWSATGNIRGDKLRVVRIDDGVRLVDGTLAARLDGQRLVLDSLRFPAALRVMPAEWRTKEWITTNPGAKGGYAEASGQWNIMDGGGNIKLTLYRFPALQRSDRYAMVSGTINLTAAMPRIDIVGDLKADAGWFSLEILQGVPSLDDDVKVIRAGEDSATVSTPLQTSMNLKFDMGPRFYITGMGLDAGLLGSIQILLNDGRLTGVGALRTRGGGIEAYGQKLRLTRGTLTFQGRLDNPILDIEALRTGEQVEAGVKVVGTAQRPRIDLVSYPEVSDVEKLSWLLLGRGPDESGSDAALLVSVGTALLGGGQPFYKQFGLDDVSVRTGNIGSSGSILPDRTVAGNVNRDSNSQLATQFLVASKSFANGITLSVEQGLAGSDTVGRASYRLARGLSVDLKGGSVNGIALVYRTFWGN